Proteins from a single region of Sphaerochaeta globosa str. Buddy:
- a CDS encoding DeoR/GlpR family DNA-binding transcription regulator produces MNKIIYTEQQMNTLNNRQQKEVEIVNNLHFITIKDLANTLNVSEMTARRDCAQLANQGLIKQVYGGITSNIPGKTPNYIVDSEIKKNTIIKEKIAAKAISLLAKDEVFFLDSGTTAAAIAKLLPRDSSYTIITPSFLAIELLVKLDQSSIICPGGIYLNKPRVFYNQESANLLRQYRASKCFIGATGFDINQGITCGYFEDVPLKQAMLDCSQERILIIDSSKFDKVSTCVFTNLTTFSAIITDEGIPQAYRDFITSNGIKLYIA; encoded by the coding sequence ATGAATAAGATTATATATACTGAGCAACAAATGAACACTTTGAACAACAGACAGCAAAAAGAAGTAGAAATTGTAAACAATCTTCACTTCATTACCATCAAAGACTTAGCAAATACTCTCAACGTATCAGAAATGACTGCACGCAGAGATTGTGCACAGTTAGCAAATCAAGGGTTAATTAAGCAAGTTTATGGTGGTATTACGTCCAATATCCCAGGAAAGACGCCAAATTATATAGTTGATTCTGAAATCAAAAAGAACACGATTATCAAGGAAAAAATTGCAGCCAAGGCAATTAGCTTATTGGCGAAAGATGAGGTATTTTTTTTGGACTCAGGTACTACTGCTGCTGCAATAGCCAAATTGTTACCTCGTGATTCTTCCTATACAATTATTACTCCATCGTTCCTTGCAATAGAATTACTTGTCAAACTGGACCAATCATCGATTATTTGCCCTGGCGGCATATATTTGAATAAGCCACGAGTGTTTTATAATCAGGAATCTGCAAATTTACTTCGTCAATATCGTGCTAGTAAATGCTTCATCGGCGCTACAGGCTTTGATATCAATCAAGGGATTACCTGCGGTTATTTTGAAGATGTACCATTGAAACAAGCTATGCTTGATTGTAGTCAAGAACGAATCCTCATTATTGACTCAAGCAAGTTCGACAAAGTGAGTACATGTGTATTTACCAATCTCACAACTTTCTCAGCAATCATAACTGATGAAGGAATCCCGCAAGCCTATAGAGATTTCATTACATCAAATGGGATTAAGTTATATATTGCTTAA
- a CDS encoding KdsC family phosphatase — MKQIDMILTDIDGVWTDGGLYFSQTEESMKRFSVYDGWGIRYCRNLNIPVGIITAEDLPMASLIGKKFKTPYIFTAVSDKLETGKTLAEQLNISMERVAYIGDDLNDLPLLRAVGFSGCPTNAPIWVKREVDYVCQTQGGYGAFREFVEHILQDRKDFQHLIEIYAQKGRYVQ, encoded by the coding sequence ATGAAACAAATTGATATGATATTGACTGATATTGATGGGGTTTGGACAGATGGAGGCCTATATTTTTCCCAGACCGAGGAGAGTATGAAACGGTTTTCTGTCTATGATGGATGGGGGATTAGGTACTGCAGAAACCTCAACATTCCTGTAGGGATAATTACCGCCGAAGATCTTCCAATGGCTAGTTTAATTGGAAAAAAGTTCAAAACTCCGTATATCTTCACAGCGGTGTCTGACAAGTTGGAAACTGGAAAGACCCTAGCGGAACAATTGAATATATCGATGGAACGCGTTGCCTATATTGGCGATGACCTCAACGATCTGCCCTTACTACGGGCAGTGGGATTTTCTGGTTGCCCAACGAATGCTCCAATCTGGGTAAAGCGTGAAGTCGATTATGTATGCCAAACACAGGGTGGATATGGCGCTTTCCGAGAGTTTGTGGAACACATCCTTCAAGATAGAAAGGATTTCCAACATCTAATCGAAATCTATGCACAAAAAGGGCGGTATGTACAATAA
- a CDS encoding FGGY-family carbohydrate kinase, whose amino-acid sequence MERSLYIGLDIGTTAIKLLCLAHDGTIVFSDSLTHDLLTSKEGFAEENPEEWEQHTYSLFKALIASLSSEDLASIKAIGVTGMVPTLIPLDADYRPMGYSIQQQDNRAITEVEEMQRDFDSDWMFETTGSMINSQHIGPKLLWLKKHKPDLFSHMSHILGSYDYIRYLLCGMAAIERNWALESGMWNLREEAWINDVLSYCSIDVSYLSEVRKSQDVVGTTTKEFCAKTGFPSGVKVVAGSADHIASAFSTGARSNGDLVLKLGGAGDILFSVDHLVTDKRLFIDYQCDGSDHYVLNGCTATSGSLLKWFKQEASLPEFEDMDVQALHIGPLSDGVIVLPYFMGEKTPLFDAHAKGVIYGLSLSHTRVHIYRAILEAVAYSFRHHIEVFAEQGLEVKRVYITNGGSKSKLWRSILADVIGYDVAYIPNHPGSCLGGAIIAGIAVGGMDQSIIDTMLVHALHIPHNRKYHLQYNEGYRRYRQLYEQLKGMMRAE is encoded by the coding sequence ATGGAAAGAAGTTTGTATATTGGACTTGATATTGGCACTACAGCTATTAAGCTGCTCTGTCTTGCACATGATGGGACGATAGTATTCAGCGATTCTCTCACTCATGACTTGTTAACGTCTAAGGAAGGTTTTGCAGAAGAGAATCCCGAGGAATGGGAACAGCATACTTACAGCCTTTTCAAGGCTTTGATAGCATCCCTTTCTTCTGAAGACCTTGCTTCAATCAAAGCCATCGGAGTAACAGGGATGGTCCCCACACTTATTCCTCTTGATGCTGATTACCGGCCGATGGGATATTCCATTCAGCAGCAGGATAATCGTGCTATCACCGAGGTGGAGGAAATGCAACGTGATTTCGACTCTGATTGGATGTTTGAAACCACTGGAAGCATGATTAACTCTCAACATATCGGGCCGAAATTGCTTTGGTTGAAGAAGCACAAACCAGATCTCTTTTCGCATATGTCTCATATCCTGGGGTCTTATGATTATATCAGATATCTATTGTGCGGAATGGCAGCCATTGAGCGAAACTGGGCTTTAGAGAGTGGGATGTGGAATCTTAGAGAAGAGGCCTGGATTAATGATGTGCTTTCCTACTGCTCTATTGATGTCTCCTATCTTTCTGAAGTGAGAAAGTCACAAGACGTAGTGGGCACGACAACTAAGGAATTTTGTGCTAAGACCGGGTTCCCGAGTGGCGTGAAAGTCGTTGCTGGCAGTGCAGATCATATAGCCTCTGCATTTTCGACTGGAGCCCGCTCTAATGGGGATTTAGTACTCAAGCTGGGTGGCGCCGGGGATATCTTATTCAGCGTTGATCACCTGGTGACCGACAAACGGCTTTTCATAGATTATCAATGTGATGGAAGTGACCATTATGTTCTAAACGGATGCACCGCAACTAGTGGATCCCTTTTAAAGTGGTTCAAGCAGGAAGCAAGTCTTCCAGAATTCGAAGATATGGATGTTCAAGCGCTGCATATAGGCCCGCTAAGTGATGGTGTCATCGTGCTGCCTTACTTCATGGGGGAGAAGACGCCTTTGTTTGATGCCCATGCAAAAGGAGTCATTTACGGTCTTTCACTTTCTCATACGAGGGTGCATATATATCGTGCAATTCTTGAGGCTGTGGCATACAGTTTCCGTCACCATATTGAAGTGTTTGCTGAACAGGGGCTAGAGGTCAAACGGGTTTATATCACCAACGGAGGCTCTAAAAGTAAACTCTGGCGTTCCATTCTTGCCGATGTAATCGGGTATGATGTCGCCTATATTCCGAATCATCCCGGTTCTTGCCTTGGAGGAGCCATTATTGCCGGTATAGCAGTCGGGGGGATGGATCAATCAATTATCGATACAATGCTCGTGCATGCCCTTCATATTCCTCACAATAGAAAGTACCACTTACAGTACAATGAGGGCTATCGAAGGTATAGACAGCTCTATGAACAGTTGAAAGGAATGATGAGAGCAGAATGA
- a CDS encoding HAD hydrolase-like protein — MVDEGSASVHCRLSEGMREIGRIKSQVAQTARKTGRPMREVDSLLFDLDGTLWSPLPLSLHCWNEACRVNSVSSENVTEENLRLCFGRSSSFIRSTLVQSYSSSVQRKVCETAFGLENQNIAYHTNLLYPLVKETLERLSVSYPLFIVSNCQPGYIEAFLESYHLAHLFIDFRSSEENGLSKHQNIADLVRIYALDHPIYIGDTQLDAEAASLAHVPFIYATYGFGSVPEAGFAISNFSDLPKLLTQ; from the coding sequence ATGGTTGATGAAGGATCGGCTTCTGTGCACTGTAGATTATCGGAAGGAATGCGAGAGATTGGAAGAATCAAATCTCAAGTTGCTCAAACGGCTCGCAAAACGGGCAGGCCGATGAGAGAAGTTGATAGCTTGCTCTTCGACCTTGATGGGACGCTCTGGTCACCTCTACCACTTTCTCTCCATTGTTGGAACGAGGCGTGCCGGGTTAACTCTGTCTCATCAGAAAATGTTACCGAAGAGAATCTGAGATTGTGTTTTGGACGAAGCTCATCTTTCATTAGGTCCACCTTGGTTCAATCCTATTCCTCCTCTGTGCAGCGGAAGGTATGTGAAACAGCCTTTGGCTTGGAGAACCAGAACATTGCCTACCATACCAACTTGCTCTATCCCTTAGTGAAAGAGACTTTGGAACGACTATCTGTAAGCTATCCACTCTTCATTGTCAGCAATTGTCAGCCTGGGTATATCGAGGCATTTCTTGAGTCCTACCATCTTGCTCATTTGTTTATTGATTTTCGTTCTTCAGAAGAGAATGGATTATCGAAGCATCAAAATATTGCAGATTTGGTACGGATTTATGCGTTGGACCATCCCATCTATATTGGAGATACCCAGCTTGATGCTGAGGCCGCTTCTCTTGCACATGTCCCCTTTATTTATGCAACCTATGGATTCGGATCTGTTCCAGAGGCAGGATTTGCAATCTCAAATTTTTCCGATCTTCCAAAGTTGCTAACCCAATAG
- a CDS encoding amidohydrolase family protein — MKRTLIMAKAIVTMDDDYHVYESGHLVVEDERIVLIGSGKAPNQHYDEVMDLPNHLLMPGLINAHTHTPMVLTRGMCEGVSLFTMDGFINTLRRYEMDADADMASASVGVSCAEMIRTGTTCFVDQYFYADRIFEAVDASSLRAVIAYGIVELGEKKARERELALATDFLNQCRTHVRITGWIGPHAFFVDNSEELIQEEMRLALKYKAGFHIHFATSNEENNYCRKTYGCDAIKKMEAMGIMEIPILAAHSITVSNEDIRIMAEHPFYPVMAPSAAMRSGFAAAPVKEMRLAGVKVLLGTDNVCNSNSYDMFREMATAGKLVIHTARDVNAITPKEVVAMATRDAAQAIGQGDRIGSLESGKLADVIALDLSDIGWVPMGAQDWYTQLVYSVSGHSVTHSMVGGKWLMKDRLLCTVDYRKECERLEESNLKLLKRLAKRAGR; from the coding sequence ATGAAACGTACTTTGATTATGGCAAAAGCTATTGTTACCATGGATGACGATTACCATGTGTATGAGAGCGGACATCTGGTTGTTGAGGATGAACGTATTGTTCTGATTGGAAGTGGAAAAGCTCCGAACCAGCACTACGATGAGGTAATGGATCTTCCCAATCATCTCTTGATGCCCGGTTTGATTAACGCCCACACCCACACCCCGATGGTGCTCACACGCGGTATGTGTGAGGGTGTCAGTTTATTTACGATGGATGGGTTCATCAACACCCTTCGCCGATACGAGATGGATGCCGATGCTGACATGGCCAGTGCCTCAGTGGGTGTTTCCTGTGCAGAGATGATTCGAACGGGTACAACCTGTTTCGTAGACCAGTATTTCTATGCTGATCGGATTTTCGAGGCAGTCGACGCTTCATCCTTGAGAGCCGTCATTGCCTACGGAATTGTAGAACTTGGGGAAAAGAAGGCACGCGAACGTGAACTGGCTCTAGCAACCGACTTTCTCAATCAATGCAGAACCCATGTCCGAATAACTGGTTGGATTGGACCTCATGCTTTTTTCGTGGACAACAGTGAGGAGTTGATCCAGGAAGAGATGCGTCTTGCCTTGAAGTACAAGGCAGGATTCCATATTCATTTCGCCACGAGCAATGAGGAGAATAACTACTGTAGAAAGACCTATGGCTGTGATGCCATCAAGAAAATGGAAGCTATGGGAATCATGGAGATACCAATTCTTGCAGCTCACTCCATCACTGTCAGCAATGAGGATATCAGGATAATGGCGGAACACCCTTTCTATCCAGTCATGGCCCCCTCTGCCGCAATGAGAAGCGGTTTTGCTGCAGCTCCGGTAAAAGAAATGAGACTAGCTGGGGTAAAGGTCCTTCTTGGAACAGACAATGTTTGTAACAGTAATTCATACGATATGTTCAGGGAGATGGCTACCGCTGGGAAGTTGGTCATCCATACAGCACGTGATGTCAACGCCATCACTCCGAAGGAAGTTGTTGCCATGGCGACCCGCGATGCTGCCCAGGCTATTGGCCAAGGAGATAGGATAGGGTCCTTAGAATCTGGCAAACTTGCCGATGTTATTGCGCTCGACCTCTCCGATATCGGGTGGGTTCCGATGGGAGCACAGGATTGGTATACCCAGTTGGTTTATTCTGTTTCCGGCCACAGTGTTACCCACTCGATGGTTGGTGGGAAATGGTTGATGAAGGATCGGCTTCTGTGCACTGTAGATTATCGGAAGGAATGCGAGAGATTGGAAGAATCAAATCTCAAGTTGCTCAAACGGCTCGCAAAACGGGCAGGCCGATGA
- a CDS encoding ABC transporter permease, translating into MLEFLNFFNINVINSSIRLATPIVLAALGAAMCNKAGVLNLAIDGKMLIGAFTAIVTTYFYRNFTSLGMAYPVLATYLGVLTAMLVGGVFGLFFAWMHIKYKVHLVILAIAINMLALEVTVYLMRVLFKQAGTWSHPSIVQLPSINVAWISSIPLIGRFLTGYNAIVYFSWFVAIALTIMMYKTSFGRHIQAVGENIEAAEAAGISVKKVQYFALVFSGMLAGMAGAFLSVGHLTLFTRDMSSGRGWIGNAAALFGFNSAPGSFFAALFFGFADGIALRLQNVTNLPPYIVQLMPNLLTLVILAIVSYRGKIRELKRTQQ; encoded by the coding sequence ATGCTTGAGTTTCTCAATTTTTTCAATATCAATGTCATCAACAGCTCAATCCGCCTTGCTACTCCCATCGTTCTTGCTGCCCTTGGAGCCGCAATGTGTAATAAGGCAGGGGTTCTAAACCTTGCCATCGATGGGAAAATGCTCATTGGAGCCTTCACAGCCATAGTAACCACTTACTTCTATCGGAATTTTACCTCCTTGGGGATGGCATATCCCGTGTTGGCCACTTATCTCGGAGTACTTACAGCGATGCTAGTCGGAGGGGTATTTGGGCTCTTCTTTGCTTGGATGCATATTAAATACAAGGTCCACTTGGTCATACTTGCCATTGCCATCAATATGCTAGCTTTGGAAGTGACTGTTTACTTGATGCGAGTTCTTTTCAAGCAGGCAGGAACTTGGAGCCATCCTAGCATTGTTCAGTTGCCTTCGATCAATGTTGCTTGGATATCTTCGATTCCTCTGATTGGAAGGTTTCTTACCGGATACAATGCTATTGTTTACTTTTCTTGGTTTGTTGCCATCGCGTTGACGATTATGATGTACAAGACCAGTTTTGGAAGGCATATTCAAGCGGTTGGAGAGAACATCGAGGCTGCCGAGGCAGCAGGAATCTCGGTAAAAAAAGTCCAGTACTTTGCTCTGGTGTTCAGCGGGATGCTCGCCGGTATGGCAGGAGCTTTCCTTTCGGTCGGCCACCTTACTCTTTTTACCAGAGATATGAGCAGTGGTAGAGGATGGATCGGTAATGCGGCTGCTCTGTTCGGATTCAACAGTGCCCCGGGTTCCTTCTTTGCCGCCCTGTTTTTTGGGTTTGCCGATGGAATTGCACTTCGATTACAGAATGTCACCAACCTGCCACCCTATATCGTTCAATTGATGCCAAACTTATTGACCCTAGTCATTCTCGCTATTGTCTCCTATCGGGGAAAAATTCGCGAACTCAAGCGTACACAACAGTAA
- a CDS encoding ABC transporter permease, with the protein MKRPSKTMVLSALVPLCALTLGVVVTSFFIALTGVSPLSAFRVLLSGAFGTSGKVWPLLITLGQATPLILTGLAAMYSFRVGVFCIAQEGQYVFGAIVAAWLGVVLALPPWLHILVVLAASMLAGGIYGLIPAFLKVKLGVNEIISSIMLNSIAVLVLEYMVAFPLRADQGQKAQSAVLSRAIWLPQFVQGSRWGISFVIAIALAVFAYFHIWKTSKGYELRMVGQAKRFARYGGIKADPTILKTLFLSGMIAGLAGSMEILGNYHRIMTGFSSGLGFDGLSVALLGQSHPIGVVIVAILLSGIRQGAQLGLQISLQVPRELGGVLIAMIILFIAAENVYRPILEKLYDAVRGWCLALKQKRNGKEVDHA; encoded by the coding sequence ATGAAACGGCCAAGTAAGACCATGGTACTTTCTGCATTAGTGCCGTTGTGTGCTCTCACCTTGGGAGTGGTGGTCACCTCTTTTTTTATTGCACTTACTGGAGTTTCTCCGCTCAGTGCGTTCCGTGTTCTGCTTTCAGGCGCTTTTGGAACGTCGGGAAAGGTCTGGCCATTGTTGATTACTCTTGGACAGGCAACCCCCTTGATTCTAACTGGCCTTGCTGCAATGTATTCGTTCAGGGTGGGCGTCTTCTGTATTGCCCAAGAAGGGCAGTATGTGTTTGGCGCTATTGTGGCCGCCTGGCTTGGTGTGGTACTTGCTCTCCCTCCTTGGTTACATATTCTAGTTGTATTGGCTGCTTCAATGCTTGCCGGCGGTATATACGGCCTCATTCCTGCGTTTCTGAAAGTCAAACTTGGGGTTAATGAAATTATCTCCTCCATCATGCTCAATAGCATCGCTGTTTTGGTGCTGGAGTACATGGTGGCCTTTCCCCTACGTGCCGATCAAGGGCAAAAAGCCCAATCGGCCGTTCTGTCCCGCGCTATCTGGCTTCCTCAGTTTGTCCAGGGTTCTCGATGGGGTATCTCGTTCGTCATTGCGATCGCTTTAGCTGTGTTCGCCTACTTCCATATCTGGAAGACTTCAAAAGGGTATGAACTCCGCATGGTCGGCCAGGCCAAACGGTTTGCCCGCTATGGGGGAATCAAGGCGGATCCGACTATTCTCAAGACCCTTTTTCTGAGCGGTATGATTGCCGGTCTTGCGGGAAGCATGGAGATTCTGGGTAATTATCATCGTATCATGACTGGCTTTTCCTCCGGCCTTGGATTTGACGGATTGAGTGTGGCCTTGCTTGGTCAATCCCATCCTATCGGGGTCGTCATAGTGGCGATTCTCCTCTCCGGTATCCGCCAAGGTGCCCAGTTGGGGCTGCAGATCAGTTTGCAGGTCCCCCGTGAACTTGGTGGGGTACTCATTGCCATGATAATTCTCTTCATCGCTGCCGAGAATGTTTATCGTCCCATCTTGGAGAAATTGTACGATGCTGTTCGAGGATGGTGTCTCGCCTTGAAGCAAAAAAGAAATGGGAAGGAGGTTGATCATGCTTGA
- a CDS encoding ABC transporter ATP-binding protein — protein sequence MEHAVTFHAISKYFASTQVQANKDVSFSIRRGEIHAICGENGAGKSTLMNILFGITKPDSGMLEVNGKEQAFASPSDAIAAGIGMVHQHFKVVNSFTVTKNILLGIERGKFGFINSKAEQAFVEQLSAKYSLPIKADQIVGTLQVGQLQRVEILKMLARNVSILILDEPTAVLTPQEVKPFLATLKELAKAGQTILFISHKLQEVLDVADRVTVMKKGEVVGTKETKDTTLAELAMMMVGREVLFTVEKSDPDPKDVVLTVENLSVVNQLGVKVLSDVSFSIRSGEIYGLAGVSGNGQEALVNAICGLEKVAGGSIVLEHKDITQADVIKRKELGMSHVPEDRINVGLNLSTSIKENSILGFQRKKPFRKRFFLDSMVCESHTQQIIEKYQVAGAHANGEVGKLSGGNMQKIVLGRELASKPRLLIVNQPTRGLDVGSIEFVHRMLIKQRDEGVAILLVSVELEEILSMSDRVGVLCAGILQGELLEHEMNERNIGILMVGGSLDETAK from the coding sequence GTGGAACATGCAGTCACATTCCATGCCATAAGCAAATATTTTGCCTCTACGCAGGTCCAAGCCAACAAAGATGTCTCCTTTTCAATCCGAAGAGGTGAAATCCATGCAATCTGCGGTGAGAATGGAGCAGGGAAATCGACCTTGATGAACATTCTGTTCGGGATTACCAAACCGGACTCAGGCATGTTGGAAGTGAATGGGAAAGAACAGGCCTTCGCTTCACCATCAGATGCAATAGCGGCTGGGATTGGAATGGTCCACCAGCACTTCAAGGTTGTCAACTCCTTTACAGTCACCAAGAATATTCTCTTAGGTATCGAGCGTGGAAAGTTTGGATTCATCAATTCCAAAGCAGAACAGGCTTTTGTCGAGCAGCTTTCTGCGAAGTATTCACTTCCCATTAAGGCCGACCAGATAGTTGGTACACTGCAGGTTGGTCAACTCCAGCGTGTGGAAATCCTGAAGATGCTTGCCAGGAATGTAAGCATTCTCATTCTCGATGAACCAACAGCGGTTCTCACCCCGCAGGAAGTGAAACCCTTCCTTGCCACCTTGAAAGAACTGGCAAAGGCAGGCCAGACAATCCTCTTTATCTCACACAAACTTCAGGAAGTACTTGATGTTGCTGATCGAGTTACCGTCATGAAAAAGGGTGAGGTGGTAGGGACCAAGGAGACAAAGGATACCACGCTTGCTGAGCTTGCAATGATGATGGTCGGAAGGGAAGTACTCTTCACTGTCGAGAAAAGTGACCCGGATCCGAAGGATGTCGTTCTTACCGTCGAGAACCTATCAGTAGTAAATCAGCTGGGGGTAAAGGTGCTCAGTGATGTCTCCTTTTCCATTCGATCGGGAGAGATATATGGTTTGGCCGGGGTGAGTGGAAATGGTCAGGAGGCCTTGGTAAATGCCATCTGTGGACTTGAAAAGGTAGCGGGGGGAAGCATTGTTCTTGAGCATAAGGACATTACCCAAGCTGATGTCATCAAGCGTAAGGAGCTTGGGATGTCGCATGTACCGGAAGACAGGATCAATGTCGGGTTGAACCTGTCGACATCGATTAAGGAAAATTCCATTCTAGGGTTCCAGCGTAAGAAACCATTTAGGAAGCGATTCTTCCTTGATTCGATGGTGTGTGAAAGTCACACCCAGCAAATCATCGAAAAGTATCAAGTTGCAGGAGCTCATGCCAACGGTGAGGTTGGAAAGCTTTCTGGAGGAAATATGCAAAAGATTGTCCTGGGACGGGAACTCGCTTCCAAACCTAGGCTTCTAATTGTCAACCAACCGACTCGTGGATTGGATGTCGGTAGTATTGAGTTCGTCCATCGTATGTTGATCAAACAGCGAGATGAGGGGGTTGCTATTCTCCTAGTCTCAGTTGAGTTGGAAGAGATTCTGAGTATGAGTGACCGAGTCGGAGTGCTCTGTGCAGGAATCCTTCAGGGAGAGTTGTTGGAACACGAAATGAATGAGAGAAATATCGGAATACTGATGGTAGGAGGGAGCCTGGATGAAACGGCCAAGTAA
- a CDS encoding BMP family ABC transporter substrate-binding protein has product MNRKLGTMVLLLLLVTTMVFAAGRTEQKVVDDKVTVAVVMPSPLGDRSFVDSAATGVKRANAELPVRADIIETQGVHEHETAMRSAINRGYDLILGVGLDTQMMLDLAEENPDQTFGSPSELYADKLPANLASLLINVNKSSFLAGIAAGLLTETGKVGAVCGGDAPGINQFFYGFKQGVLEVNPDAKVYVNYLGFDFSNPTLGKESAISLYDEGCDIIYHVAGLSGEGVLAAAAERGLYAIGVDNVQDGFYPGSIITSVIKRVDNSTYDLISEFVNGTYQGGFRSLDLEDGATGLSWDVGATDFADKGPKEMVAKLPEIQSLIASYRERILSGKFEVYDALTMPLWDSLK; this is encoded by the coding sequence ATGAACAGAAAACTAGGAACAATGGTATTGTTGCTTCTGTTGGTCACCACCATGGTGTTTGCTGCCGGTCGTACTGAACAGAAAGTAGTGGACGACAAGGTAACCGTCGCAGTCGTTATGCCCAGTCCACTTGGGGACCGATCATTTGTTGATTCAGCAGCGACGGGGGTAAAGAGGGCTAATGCCGAGCTTCCAGTCCGTGCCGACATCATCGAGACTCAAGGTGTTCATGAACATGAGACAGCGATGAGAAGTGCCATTAACAGAGGGTATGACCTGATCTTAGGTGTCGGTCTTGACACTCAGATGATGCTTGACCTTGCAGAAGAGAATCCAGACCAGACATTTGGCTCCCCGTCGGAACTATATGCAGACAAGCTTCCTGCAAATCTTGCCTCATTGCTGATTAATGTCAACAAGTCCAGCTTCCTTGCTGGTATTGCTGCAGGTCTGTTAACAGAGACTGGTAAAGTTGGTGCAGTATGTGGTGGCGATGCCCCTGGTATTAACCAGTTCTTCTACGGCTTCAAGCAGGGTGTTTTGGAAGTAAATCCTGACGCCAAGGTCTACGTTAACTACCTCGGTTTCGATTTTTCCAATCCCACCTTGGGAAAAGAGAGTGCCATTAGTCTATACGATGAGGGATGTGATATCATTTATCACGTTGCAGGGCTTTCGGGAGAAGGTGTTCTTGCTGCTGCAGCAGAGCGTGGCCTTTATGCGATCGGCGTTGACAATGTGCAGGATGGCTTCTATCCCGGAAGTATCATCACCTCGGTCATCAAACGCGTCGATAACAGCACCTATGACTTGATTAGTGAGTTTGTGAATGGTACCTATCAAGGCGGTTTCCGATCACTAGACCTTGAGGATGGCGCAACTGGACTTTCATGGGACGTCGGTGCAACCGATTTTGCAGACAAGGGACCCAAGGAGATGGTTGCGAAGCTGCCAGAGATCCAAAGTCTGATTGCCTCCTATCGTGAGCGTATTCTCAGTGGAAAATTCGAGGTCTATGATGCATTGACCATGCCTCTCTGGGATTCATTGAAGTAA
- a CDS encoding BtpA/SgcQ family protein, whose amino-acid sequence MGKEWLKDVYGTYKPVIGMCHLDALPGDPRYDVEHGLDWVIDRVRYNVKALQEGGVDAIMFSNEFSLPYLTKVHPITPITMARIIGEVKNEVKVPYGVNVLWDPEATIELAVAVQAQFVREVFTGVYGSDFGLWDTNCGEVVRSRNTLGGKGIRLMFNIYPEASTYLGGRDIADIAKTTVFNAHPDVLCVSGRTAGAETSPKLLQDVVSVVPDVPVFTNTGVNEKNVVEQLRIADGAVIGTAFKKNDDFFELIDREKVSRFMHKVRSFRT is encoded by the coding sequence ATGGGTAAAGAGTGGTTGAAGGATGTATATGGAACATACAAGCCAGTTATCGGTATGTGCCATTTGGATGCGCTTCCTGGGGATCCCAGATACGACGTTGAACATGGTTTGGATTGGGTTATAGATAGGGTGAGATACAACGTAAAGGCACTCCAAGAGGGTGGAGTGGACGCAATCATGTTCTCCAACGAGTTCAGTCTCCCCTATCTGACAAAAGTCCATCCAATAACTCCCATCACGATGGCTCGCATTATCGGTGAGGTCAAGAACGAGGTAAAGGTTCCCTATGGGGTGAACGTACTTTGGGACCCCGAGGCAACCATAGAACTGGCAGTTGCTGTTCAGGCACAGTTTGTTCGAGAGGTTTTCACCGGTGTCTATGGAAGCGACTTCGGCCTCTGGGATACTAATTGTGGAGAAGTGGTACGGTCCCGCAACACTCTTGGAGGTAAAGGTATCCGCTTGATGTTCAATATCTATCCGGAAGCCAGCACCTATCTCGGTGGACGTGACATAGCTGATATCGCCAAGACCACGGTATTCAACGCACATCCCGATGTGCTTTGTGTATCAGGACGAACAGCAGGGGCTGAGACTTCTCCCAAGCTTTTACAGGATGTCGTTTCCGTTGTTCCAGATGTTCCGGTTTTCACAAATACCGGGGTCAATGAGAAGAATGTAGTAGAACAGTTGAGGATTGCCGATGGGGCGGTTATAGGTACTGCGTTCAAAAAGAACGATGATTTTTTTGAGTTAATAGATCGCGAGAAAGTATCGCGTTTTATGCATAAGGTCCGTTCATTCAGAACCTAA